Within the Candidatus Eremiobacteraceae bacterium genome, the region CGACGCGATCGCTTTGGGCGACCACCATTTGCGCGGCCGCGTGTCTTTCTCTCACCGCGTGCGGACAAAATGCCCTGCTGCCGCGCGTCGGCGGTCAAGGTCCTGTCATGGCGCAGCAGTCTTCAACCGAGCGCCTAGCCCGAGCGTTCACGAGCAACACGTGGACGTCCGGCGCGCCGCTGCCGACCAAGAGACTCGGCGCAGGCGCCGCCGTCGTCGGGACCAAGATCTATGTCATCGGCGGCTTCGGCACGCGCGGTGCCCTCGGCAAGAACGAGATCTACGACACGGCGACCAACAAGTGGACCACCGGAGCATCCATGCCGACGAAACGTTGGGTGCTCGCAGCCCAGGCCGTCAACGGGATCGTCTACGCCATCGGCGGCGATATCGGCAACAGCAACACGCAGCTCAGTACCGTCGAAGCGTATGATCCGGTGCACAACACGTGGTCGACGAAGGCGTCGATGCCGGTTGCGGTCTCGAGCATGAGCTCATCGGTCGACGGCGGACTGATCTACATCGTCGGCGGCTACACGAACGCCACCGGGCGTTACAACGGCGTCGAGGTCTATAACCCTTCCTCGGACTCGTGGACCTCGGCAGCGTCACTCAACGTCGCGAAATCGAACCCGAACGTCGGCACGGTCGGCTCGGATATCGTCGCCGCTGGAGGCTTGGCGAACTCGGGCAAGGTCGTCGAAGACAACGAGGTCTACGATCCGCAGACAAACACGTGGACGACCAAGAAGAACGTGCCGGCGCCAAATTCCGGCGCATGCTCAGCCGGCATCGGCGGCTCGTTGTACGCCGCGGGCGGGGTCAAGCTCACGTCGCCGCTCGTCACCCTGAACGCCTACGATCTTTCGACGAATAGCTGGTCGAAGCTCGCCCCCATGCCGTTTGCGGCGATCCTGCCGGCTGCTGCGACGGTCAACGGCAAGCTGTACTGCATCGGCGGAGCAAAGAGCGGCGACACCGTCCATCACGATGAATACTACAACTACGTGCAGATCTATCAGCCGTGAGGACGTGACGTAGTTAATCGAGCCACCGCTACAGGAGCGGCATCAGCAGTGATGCCGCTCCTTCATTCTATCCGCAATCGTCGCGTGGTTGGTTTGAGCTCAGCTTCAACTGAGTCACGTCCTTGCGGCGGAAGAAAGCGGCGTGGGCGGACGCCGCGAAGGCCCACGCTTGACCAGACCAAAATAACCTCTCATCACCCAACTGTCGGCGATCGGCCCGATTTGGAGCCAACGATATGTCTAGTCGGCTGACAATCATTTGCGCGACAATTGTTTTTGCGTTTGTCTGCGCTTTCTCAGGATGCTCAAGCGACTCTAATCCGATTCAACTTCGAAATTCTGGTGCGGGTAGCTTGGCGAATGGATTACAACCTGATGTGGGTAGCTGGATTACTGAGGCGCCGATGCCGACGGCTCGCTTCGGTTTAGCTGCAGATATCATCCGAAACAAGATCTATGTGGTAGGCGGTTCTGCCGGTTTGGGCGACTACTTGAGCACGCTTGAAGCGTACGACCCTGCGACAGGGACATGGGCGACAATGGCGCCCATGCCAACACCGCGGGAAGGCCTTGCAGTCGGGGTGATCAACAACATACTATACGCTGTCGGCGGTCGCGACAGCGCCGGCGATGCCCTGAATACGATCGAGGCTTACGACGCTGCGACGAATACCTGGTCGACAAAAGCGTCTATGCCAACAGCTCGGTTCGATCTAGCTGTTCGCGTCGTTAACGGCGTGCTTTACGCGATTGGCGGCATGGCCACGATACCGTTAAACACCGTTGAAGCTTACGATCCTGCGACAAACTCGTGGCGGCAGCGGGCAACGATGCCCTCGGGTGGTCGCTTCGGCCTAGCTGCCACCGAACGTTACGGAATTATCTATGCCATCGGCGGTTACGATCAAAGCGGAGTCCTAAACCGAGTCGAGGCCTACAATCCAGCTCAGAACAAATGGATTGCAAAGCCTTCCATGACGTATCCGGCGGCATGGCTAGCCGCAACTATATTTAAGGGCACCATCTTTGCTGTCGGCGGCTGGAACGGCGGGATAGTAAATACCGTTCAAGCGTACGATCCCAAGTCAAACGCTTGGACGACAAAGCCATCAATGCCGACCGCGCGCGAGGAACTGACAGCAAGGGTTATCAACGGCGCGCTTTATGCGATAGGGGGATATGCTGGCGGAGACGGTGCCCTCAATACCGTTGAGGCCTTCTATTCAAAATAAGTTTCGCTAATCGCGCTACTTATTCCAACGGGTAACAGCCGCATCTTGGACACGAGCGGATCTTCGCGTGAAGCCATCACGCAGTCCGGGCACTGGTGACGTTCCCGGTGGACGATGAGAGAGCGGCGCCGCTTGGGGCCAGCACCGCCCGGAGCCCTTCAGCCCCTAGAAATATTACCGCTGATTCGGCGGCGTCAAACGCGTGAGTGTCCTTCCGACTTTCAAGGCATCGGACGTGGTGCGCCCTGTCGGTGCGATTGCGCCGAGTTCGACTCACCCTTCATCCACGCGCAATGGTAACGGCGCGGTTGGCGTTTGGCCGCTATACCTGCTACCCGGCTAAGCAAGTCCGCTTAGTTCGCTTGGTTCGGTTGATCTGCTCTGATTAGAGTCTTCATAGCGTGGGCACAGGTGTACAGGATGTACGCGAAACCGATATTCGTTCTCGTTGCGTTCGCGCTCATCACGGTCGGGCTGATCTTCTTCTTCCAGTCCAACGACGCGTATGCGACGTGCCATTCCGAGGTCGGGCGGGTAATCAGATCGCTCGACGTCGCGTCGGCTCAATCATGCTCGAACGCGGAGACGGAAAGAGTCGGCGGCATCTGCTGCTCGCTTCTCGGGCTTGCCATGCTCGTGGTTGCGACGACAGTCCGGGAGCGACGCCCATAAACCAATCGGCCTCATCCGATTCGAGCGGTCCCTCGTTATCATTACAACCAACGCTTCTTCTGGAGGTTACTCGATGACCACGTCTCGTATGCTCGCAGCTTTCGCCCTCGCCGCTTCGCTCGCAGGAGCCGCGTCGATCGCCGCCGCCGCGCCCATGGATACCGGCACGGATATGATGATGAACGGCGCCATGCACGGCCGTTTCGGCGGGCCAGTCTATGATGGCGCGCCGGCTCTCAACGTCACATCTGCGCTCGTCGCAGCCGGCGGCGGTGCCGCGAACTTCTCGACCGCCAAGGCCCTCGTCTCGATGCTCGGCTCCGACACCGTCAACGCCGAAGTCGCCAAGTTGAGCAAACAGTACGGCAGCGACGAAGTGACAGGCTGGCTGAAGACTTTCGACTTCGCCGTCGCAGATTCGATCAAGATCGCGACGGCAGCCGGCGTAACCCTTCCGGCGCCTTCATCCGACCTCACCGGCGTCAACCTTGCCAAGACGCTCGTCGGCGCGGGCACCGCCTCTGACGGCACGTTCCAGATCGAGTACTTGCTCGACAAGGCCGTGTCGCACAAGATCCACGTGCAAGTGATGAACGACATCGACGCCAACCCCGATCTCGGCAAACTCGCCGACCTGCGTTACCACGAGATCAGCAATCAGGCGTTCTACGATGTCGCGCAAGCGCTGGGCGCGAAGGACGTCAAGTTGGCGGGTCTCCACTAGCGAACAACTGGT harbors:
- a CDS encoding kelch repeat-containing protein, which produces MHNLRSTRSLWATTICAAACLSLTACGQNALLPRVGGQGPVMAQQSSTERLARAFTSNTWTSGAPLPTKRLGAGAAVVGTKIYVIGGFGTRGALGKNEIYDTATNKWTTGASMPTKRWVLAAQAVNGIVYAIGGDIGNSNTQLSTVEAYDPVHNTWSTKASMPVAVSSMSSSVDGGLIYIVGGYTNATGRYNGVEVYNPSSDSWTSAASLNVAKSNPNVGTVGSDIVAAGGLANSGKVVEDNEVYDPQTNTWTTKKNVPAPNSGACSAGIGGSLYAAGGVKLTSPLVTLNAYDLSTNSWSKLAPMPFAAILPAAATVNGKLYCIGGAKSGDTVHHDEYYNYVQIYQP
- a CDS encoding kelch repeat-containing protein — encoded protein: MSSRLTIICATIVFAFVCAFSGCSSDSNPIQLRNSGAGSLANGLQPDVGSWITEAPMPTARFGLAADIIRNKIYVVGGSAGLGDYLSTLEAYDPATGTWATMAPMPTPREGLAVGVINNILYAVGGRDSAGDALNTIEAYDAATNTWSTKASMPTARFDLAVRVVNGVLYAIGGMATIPLNTVEAYDPATNSWRQRATMPSGGRFGLAATERYGIIYAIGGYDQSGVLNRVEAYNPAQNKWIAKPSMTYPAAWLAATIFKGTIFAVGGWNGGIVNTVQAYDPKSNAWTTKPSMPTAREELTARVINGALYAIGGYAGGDGALNTVEAFYSK